Within Bacillus sp. Marseille-Q1617, the genomic segment GAATGCGATGCTTTTGCCGGCTGTCCTCGAATTCAGCAAAGAGCACTGCATCGAACGCCTGGCTGATGTAGGGCGTTTTTTTGAGAAAGAAAACAGTCATCTTTCGAATGAAGAATGCGCTGAAATCGCAGTGAACGCGGTCAAAAAACTTTGTATGCAGCTGAATATCCCGAACCTGAAGGGATGGGGAGTCGATGAAGAAACGTTCCGTAAAGCAGTGGGCAAGATGACGGAGGATGCCTTTATCAGCGGCAGCCCGGCCAATAACCCGCGTGTGCCGGAAAGGGAAGAACTGGAGGCTCTTTATCGTACCTGTTTTGATTATCAGTTTGCTTCAGAGGAAAAGGTGGAAAAGTAGTTTCGCAGACAAAAAAAGATTCAATAACCTATTGAAAACCACTCTTGAAAGGGGAATTCATTCATGGCGACTGCAACGACTAACACATTGAAAAACTTTATTAACGGTAAGTGGGTGGACGCTAAAACCGACCACTACCAATCTGTACCGAATCCTGCTACAGGGGAAGAACTGGCGCAGGTCCCGATTTCATCAAAGCAGGACGTGGATGACGCGGTCAATACTGCAAAAGAAGCGTTCCAATCGTGGAGCAGGACGCCTGTACCCAAACGTGCACGCATTCTATTTAAATACCAGCAGCTGCTTGTCGAAAACTGGGACGAGCTTGCAAAGCTGATCACGGAAGAAAACGGGAAGAGTTTTAAAGAGGCTTATGGTGAAGTCCAGCGCGGAATCGAATGTGTCGAGTTTGCTGCCGGTGCACCGAGCCTGATGATGGGGAAACAGCTTCCGGATATCGCGACGAATATTGAATCGGGCATGTACCGGTATCCTGTCGGCGTAGTCGGGGGCATCACTCCATTCAACTTCCCGATGATGGTGCCTTGCTGGATGTTCCCTCTCGCGATCGCATGCGGGAATACGTTTGTCCTGAAACCTTCCGAGCGGACGCCTCTTCTTGCCAACCGTCTGGCGGAGCTTTTCCAGGAAGCGGGTCTCCCGGATGGGGTGCTGAATGTCGTGCACGGTGCACATGACGTGGTGAACGGTCTTCTTGAGCACAAGGATGTTCCGGCTATTTCCTTCGTAGGGTCGCAGCCGGTGGCGGAGTATATTTATAAAACCGCTGCAGGAAACGGCAAGCGCGTACAGGCGCTTGCAGGAGCGAAAAATCATTCCATCGTGATGCCGAATGCGGATCTTGACGCTGCCGTCAAAGAAATCATCGCTGCTGCATACGGGTCTGCCGGTGAACGATGCATGGCCTGCTCCGTTGTCGTAGCAGTGGGGGACGTTGCGGATACCCTGATCAAGAAACTCAATGAACAGGCGGATGCCATTAAAATCGGCAACGGTATGGATGAAGATGTGTTCCTCGGGCCTGTCATAAGGGATGATCATAAAAAGAAAACAGAAAGCTACATTGAGAGCGGAGTGGATGAAGGAGCGACACTGGTCCGTGATGGCCGTAATGATGAGGCATACAAGGATAATGGCTACTTCATCGGCCCGACCATCTTTGACAATGTCACGTCTTCCATGAAAATCTGGAAGGACGAGATCTTTGCACCGGTGCTGTCGGTTGTGCGCGTGGAAACCCTTGAAGATGCGATCAAACTGACGAATGAATCAGACTTCGGAAATGGAGCCTGCCTGTTCACGAAAGACGGAAGCGACGTCCGTTATTTCCGTGAATTCATTGAGGTCGGCATGCTCGGTGTCAACATCGGCGTACCTGCACCGATGGCATTCTTCCCATTCTCCGGCTGGAAGAACTCCTTCTACGGAGACCTGCATGCGAACGGATCCGATGGAGTCGAATTTTATACTAGACGCAAGATGCTCACTGCACGCTGGTAAACATGAAGGCCCGTCCCTCGCACGTAGAGGGACGGGCCTTCAATAATGGTCTTCCCACAACGGGTATTCTGTGGTAAGATATTCATAACTTACAAGAAATGGAGGTTTTCCCTTTGATCTTAATCAGACTTCGATTCCGCGCTATGAACAGATAATTGAATATGTTCAAAGGCTCTGCCTGTGTGCAGGGTAAATGGAATTGGTCTGCCTATTTTTAAGGGAAACTTCATTTGACGGTGAAGAAGAGGGGACGAAACTCTTCTTTTTTTATGTCTTAAAAATAGAACTGAATAGTGGACTTGGAGTGGATACCCCAAAGTTTTACACCTGGTGTAAAAGGGTACTCCATAGTCATGCCGGCCCCATGCAAGAAAGGAACGCGGACCGCTGTTTTCGAACGAAAATAGTTGCACGTGACCGGTTGACGGATCCATTTACAACAAAACACAGGCAGCGGCCTGTGTTTTTTCAATATTACTAGAATGGGAAGTGAATATATATGATGGAAGAACGTTTAAGAGCCATCGCCCTGGGTGTCAACACAAAGGAACAGGGAGAAGATTTTGAATACAGCATGCTTGAATTAAAGGGACTGGCGGAAGCGCGACACATCGATGTCATGGCAGAAATGACGCAGAACCTGCCGAAGAGAAATCATGTCCACTATATCGGAAAAGGAAAAATCGATGAGCTTCTGCCTTTAATCGAGGAAATGGAAGCGGATGTCCTCCTTGCAA encodes:
- a CDS encoding CoA-acylating methylmalonate-semialdehyde dehydrogenase; the protein is MATATTNTLKNFINGKWVDAKTDHYQSVPNPATGEELAQVPISSKQDVDDAVNTAKEAFQSWSRTPVPKRARILFKYQQLLVENWDELAKLITEENGKSFKEAYGEVQRGIECVEFAAGAPSLMMGKQLPDIATNIESGMYRYPVGVVGGITPFNFPMMVPCWMFPLAIACGNTFVLKPSERTPLLANRLAELFQEAGLPDGVLNVVHGAHDVVNGLLEHKDVPAISFVGSQPVAEYIYKTAAGNGKRVQALAGAKNHSIVMPNADLDAAVKEIIAAAYGSAGERCMACSVVVAVGDVADTLIKKLNEQADAIKIGNGMDEDVFLGPVIRDDHKKKTESYIESGVDEGATLVRDGRNDEAYKDNGYFIGPTIFDNVTSSMKIWKDEIFAPVLSVVRVETLEDAIKLTNESDFGNGACLFTKDGSDVRYFREFIEVGMLGVNIGVPAPMAFFPFSGWKNSFYGDLHANGSDGVEFYTRRKMLTARW